GTGATTGGAAGAGGTTGTCAGTGAGGGGGGCTGTGGTTGGTTGGGTTAAAGGGAGGCTGATTTGCATAAAGGCTTAGCCCAGATTTGGAGCCACTCAGCGAGATCTGAGGAGAAGGGCCCGAGGGCCACGAGGTAATCATCCATGGCCTGTCACAGCACTGTCAtccctctgtgtatttgtgtgtgtctgtgtgtctgtctgtttctgtgcgTCTGTGCGAGCGGGAGACAGAGAGCATTGTGTCTGcacctctttgtgtttgtttgtattccTTTGCATTTTGTATGCATCATTGTTGAGCATCTCCATCTCACTCCTGCTTCCTccctgctttctttcttttttttttcctttccccaGGAAGGCATGTCCGTGCCAAGCGGATGGTCATAGCGGCCAATCCTACAGAATATGAATATGTGGAAGGCAGCATTCCGATAGAGTGGGATGGTAAGTCTGAACTTCACGGTCAAATACTTTAACTGCTATCACACTAACATGGATAAATGACAAAGTTAACAAAAGAGCTATCCAGCAGAGTACACAAAGTGCtgcacaaataaaacagaacgCCAGATTCATGGCTGCATCTTTTGGGGCCTTGGCTAATccattgattttctttttttttcatactgcATGATGGGATGGGGGGTTGGGAGAAGCGTATTCATGAGTTTATCAAAGATGCCTTCTGCTGGTGTTATACAACCGTACCATAAAATAGTGTTTCAAATTTCTTACAACTGGATACAAACTGTTCCCTCTGTCTCAGACTGGTTTTATCCACCTTAAACCCCTCATCCTGCTTCGCCCCATCCCTCATGCATTTTCATCAGGATGCAAATAAGAAAGGGATAAAAGAGGCCCAGAATCCCTGTGCTAGCTGGAGGAAGAGTTacaacatctctctctctctctctctctctctctctctctttctcttctggatccttttaacctgctctgctgtgcagccAGCTCAGCCAAAATAGAGCTTCttataaagagagaaaaaaaaagatgacagacagacacagttcTACTtgggaggaaaaagaaggacagAGGTATTGATGAAGAATGACAGAGTGTGTACTTTCAAATTCAAATATCAGAGCAGAGCCTCCCTTTCTCTTCTGAGACGCAGCACACAGTGGCCCTGCTCTGCCTCGACTAAAGCGGTATTAATGTTTTGAGTTTACTATGTGCATATCTCTGCATGTTTTCCCTATAGTTTGCTAagtgaaatgaaacaaaacaagccCTGGATAAATTCCCACAGCTAGCTTGGTTACTCAGTAGTTTCACCGAGCTCCTGTAGTGCCCTAAAAACTCAGTGATGCTATAGCTGCAGCTTTTAAATATGACTGCAGGTTTTGTTTGTGCAGCgtatgtttgtgtgggtgttCTCACtcacttttttcttcctcctctccctccttctccagctTGGATCCGAGGCAAACGGAAGGAGCCCCCCACCATGGAGGTACGTCTCAGCCCCCCCCCTACAGCTTCCCTGCTGCGCTGATGGTTGGACTCTTGGGGACTGGTTACaagggagagaaagaagcaAAGATGGAAAGCAAAAAAAggctttgatttgttttatcTTACAGTTTCGAACAGAATCCAGAGAACTTTGGGGGACAGGtgttaaaataaacagcagctgaagcacATTGATGGCGAGACTGAGAGCAAAAACAGCCTCTGAACAAGGGGCTCACTGACACCATGTCCTAGTTTACTTTTTTCCAGCAGAAGCCTGCATCTcggctttttgtgttttatttctggcAGTCTCCAAGATGGGAATGGCGAAGCAGTGCAGTTTTTCCCCTCGTGCACCTCTCACTGGGTTTATTGCTCTTTAAATGTGAGAATGCTGGAAATTATTTGGCCAGTGAAATGTGGGTCTATAGGAAATCCCTTGGAAGGCCAATACCCAGGCACTCTTTCtatctctctgtcctttctgccTGCCAGTAGCCAATGCCATCCCCTGCCTCTACTGCCAGAACATTCTCTTCCAATTTTCTGCCTTGCGTCTGCCCAATAGCTGCCATCGACAGCTGGACAGTGTTGATGTGGCCAAGGCTTCACTCCCAGCACATTACCCTTCCCCTTGTCACGCTCCCTCTCTTCGTGGTCCAAGCCGACATAAATTGATTGGATTAAATCCTGTCATTAACAGGCTGGAAAAGCAGCTCAGTATGTTTGTCTCCCTCCCCAAAGCAGGGCTTTTTGGCCACAGCTCTCCCCTCTCTTTTCCAGTCCTACAGCACtgccagcacacaacagcattatGCCCAGTCCTCCCTTCCTTTTTGGCTCCTTGTGCTAGGGCGAGGCTAACATCACTGGACACTAGTTGTGGCTCAAGTGGGTAACTATTCCACCGGTGGACTGCTTTCAGTTTATAATTGTTTCCATGAGCTGGAATGGTTGTTTACATTGTGAATGCCTCCTGTCATGTTAGTTTACCAATCCATTCCAAGTACTACATATTTAACCAGTTTATTGGACCGGTATAGGTTAACTGGATACACTTGTTGTTTTTCTAGTGAATGTCCTACTTCATactcaacagacacacacagttgttcCTGGAAACTCTCCACTGCAACTTCTTCCACTTTTCACTTGTGAGCAGCTGATGCTGCCGAACAGAGACAGTTCATTAAGCAGTGCAAATTGTCAATGCTTTACTTTTGCAGGACAGTTTGGAGGTTGCAGAAAGTCCTCACAGACGTATTTACTACATTTATGAGGAAGCTCAAGCAGCCATAGTGGGCAGTGTTGTAATCTAACAAGTGTTTAGTGCTTCACGGACGCAGAAAATACTATTACCATTTTTGCTACAAATCATTAAATGCTGCATATCTGCAAAGCACTGACAAAGGGTATACAAAACAGTACACAAAAAGTGTTGTGTGGCAAAAAGGGTCCTTTAAAAGTCTGCAGATACCCTTAACATGTATGTATCCATTTGTGTATTTTCTAGGAGGTGCTGAAGAATGAGTCCAGTCGAGAGCACATCAAGCTGAAGGCCAAAGAGGTGGAGGAAAGAGATCTCGCTTTACAGGCTAAGGAGTACGAAGAAGGTCTGGTAGCAACTCCTGCAGGGACTATGGCCAAGGGCCATGCAGCTGCCACCAGCTTCGGCAAGGAGGAGATCAGTGAGCACCCTACAAGCACTGCTAACACGTTCCAGCCAGGGTCCTGGGCGCCCACTTCCAAGAAATAGACTGAGacatccacacagactgaataccACTGTACAATAATACAATCCACAAAAAACACTTcgccttaaaaaaaacagcatttatgAAGCTATGATTTATGAACTTGGATGTTGCAGTTAAAAACATGCTGCCAGTACATTTCTTCTAAATGTTCTTGAGTGACAATAACCTGGGAAATGAAACTTCATacaaagaggaaaagagatGTGCTAAATGTCTTGGTCCACCTGTCTGCTCTAAATGCCTATTTACAAGCTAATAAGTACTTAGAATTTCAGTACCTAACTATAAAAGCTTCAATCCCAGTGAGCCTTTGAATGCTTTGTTTTATAACACTGAGTCATAGAGAAACTAATTCATTTTTACAGtaataaacagaaaaaggaCTATAAACCTGAATACAAACCTTTGTAAACACATCTAAATTAAGAACATACAgtgtataaaacacaaaaacctgaAAACCTAGCCAAACCTCCCTTCAAGTTAACATTTAATAAAGGCACATTTGGCAACAGGTTAGTCTTTTACAGCTGTTAaatttatttttcctctttttatgaTTTACCTTTCTGAGCTGCAAAATTTCTGTTTCTGGAAATGTATATTTGGTTGTTACTTCATCTACATACAGTAAAAATGAAAGCCAAGGGTGGGTCATTGCAGATGCAGGAGTATTTCACCTAAATTCACTAGTTGCATCATGGCTGTACACACTACTTCCAAAGATGGTACAGTGCTCCCAGTTTTTGCTTCATTTGTTAGAATTTATAGATAGTTATTGCGGTCAGCACACTGGGATAATTACAAGTTCTCTGGATGTTGATGGATTCaatacaattatttttttttctatttctccAATATAAAATCCATAGAGAGAAATTTTCTTATCAACCATGAAAACTTTATTAATCAGAAAGTAATCATTTGGATATCTTCCAAAAATTTCCAATATACTCATTACATCATCGATTCAGCAGAACAGGATGCCAACAATGGAATGCAAGGTGTTGCAACAGCTGCACAATATAACAGTAGATCTCTGCAGAAAAACATCATACAGATGACCACTGTGCTCTTGCTGACCAAAGTCCCACTGGGACAAGCCTCCTCCGGGCAGTACTGTCCATCTCAGCACTGTTAGGCCCAGCGTCCCTCCTCCTACCTTGGACACAAGAGGAGTGGCCCTGTGTTGATGACAGTAGGGCTGGGAC
The genomic region above belongs to Parambassis ranga chromosome 9, fParRan2.1, whole genome shotgun sequence and contains:
- the ndufaf2 gene encoding NADH dehydrogenase [ubiquinone] 1 alpha subcomplex assembly factor 2, translating into MSRFSGLLRRTFGIVREHVGTDHLGNKYYFIPEQKSWTGRHVRAKRMVIAANPTEYEYVEGSIPIEWDAWIRGKRKEPPTMEEVLKNESSREHIKLKAKEVEERDLALQAKEYEEGLVATPAGTMAKGHAAATSFGKEEISEHPTSTANTFQPGSWAPTSKK